One genomic window of Halolamina sediminis includes the following:
- a CDS encoding outer membrane protein assembly factor BamB family protein yields MDDQRTSLETTWKTPDRRTILKSFSVGILSTLAASPATARGFNSTQSSTGGIGPVLIEKDEDSGFNFPYFLYSPPDVREKPLLVEPVNSGGCNDDFQTDLDAAEYDDTVFFNSAGTLYAVNADGDLVWKKSLADPSSGTPAIVNDTLYIGENIQDVNAGYLVALDTATGERRWRTKIPYYVPRYSVAPTVADGTVYIGSNKLVAIDTNSGSVTWEQTDVSPVGGYPPAVANGLVYLLDTPARNPDRVSALSVSDGSKTWDFTYNPGRAAPVVANGYVYLGGVGELFARNASDGSSVWHTTLGSGSNAMGPMGVADGTLYVGFDDLYAVNTATGEVQWSRNLAGSTAHGGLVADGVVYASSNGVYYAFDADSGTQLWSYNTGEDTGAPPAVTAGRVHTVTSTYNAPGYVLAIDGDTTLNAAPTASFDFSPSQPSVGESITFDASGSSDSDGSIATYDWSFGDGSNMTGKTVTHSYGSLGDYSVSLTVTDSDGATAQATRTVSVSGESPSAAFEVSPPEPAVGGEISVDASASSDPDTTIARYEWDFTGDGTIDATGKTAVWTYSDLGDQEISLTVYDETDRSATASKTVTVALSADEKLTIAGHIDSLAADPLLQNRTVNGTTVDGDEAYAKAHIAGLESAANSGSIEATTTKQVVDRLTAAETVIQRTLEVLASPSAIHESSDTTAYNVARKTARVTASLAIDLALAVIPLNKVADSIADNLPSTSPVSARRLKDWLDTALSKIGDTLKDLMRTDTLSNEQSTELRDTVETETQAAYDEATAGDSVPSETELASNVEAEVDQAVDATLDEFADGIRAGVLSGTAGLELISTTDGYGYAKTVPPGLSSGTVGLQGGLEALFDELDASSLTERGLLGSTEEAQQAASEADSRASTIAESTVEEIETMTNLVPGNFVQEVAKLIHAIQKGDWVDITLGIGNIALTIIQDIAGSIAQVGAGTAGWLGVKTLRQNALLAIGQVILGDADARVRYYNAPVQSYTNGGSS; encoded by the coding sequence ATGGATGATCAACGAACGAGTCTGGAGACGACCTGGAAAACTCCTGACCGCCGAACAATCTTGAAGTCATTTTCCGTGGGTATTCTCAGCACACTTGCCGCCTCACCAGCCACTGCTAGAGGCTTCAACTCTACACAGAGCAGTACCGGTGGAATCGGCCCGGTGCTAATCGAGAAAGATGAAGACTCTGGCTTTAACTTCCCGTATTTTCTGTACTCCCCTCCTGATGTTCGAGAGAAGCCGCTGCTAGTCGAACCGGTGAACTCTGGCGGCTGCAACGACGACTTCCAAACAGACCTCGACGCCGCAGAGTATGATGACACTGTCTTCTTCAACTCCGCAGGTACGCTCTACGCAGTCAATGCCGACGGAGATCTAGTATGGAAGAAATCCCTGGCTGATCCATCTTCCGGGACGCCCGCAATCGTGAACGATACCTTGTACATCGGCGAGAATATCCAAGATGTAAACGCAGGGTATCTGGTGGCGCTTGATACAGCTACTGGCGAGCGACGCTGGCGAACGAAGATTCCGTACTATGTGCCACGATACTCGGTTGCGCCCACTGTCGCCGACGGCACGGTGTACATCGGCTCTAACAAACTCGTCGCCATCGATACGAATAGCGGATCGGTCACTTGGGAGCAGACGGACGTCAGTCCGGTAGGGGGCTATCCCCCTGCGGTCGCCAACGGGTTAGTATACCTCCTTGATACTCCTGCACGGAATCCTGATCGAGTCTCGGCGCTGTCGGTGAGTGATGGGTCGAAGACGTGGGACTTCACCTATAATCCGGGACGTGCTGCCCCTGTCGTCGCGAATGGGTACGTCTACCTCGGCGGCGTGGGAGAGTTGTTTGCCCGAAACGCAAGTGATGGGTCGTCAGTCTGGCATACTACGCTCGGGAGCGGGAGCAACGCTATGGGGCCGATGGGCGTTGCCGACGGGACGCTGTACGTGGGCTTTGACGATCTGTACGCCGTCAACACTGCGACTGGAGAGGTACAGTGGTCCCGAAACCTCGCCGGCAGTACCGCACACGGTGGCCTCGTCGCCGACGGGGTCGTCTACGCATCGAGTAACGGGGTATACTACGCCTTCGATGCGGACTCGGGTACGCAACTCTGGTCATACAATACGGGCGAAGACACAGGTGCGCCGCCGGCCGTCACGGCTGGGCGAGTCCACACGGTAACATCGACCTACAACGCTCCAGGCTACGTGTTGGCCATCGATGGAGACACGACGCTTAACGCAGCACCGACGGCTTCGTTTGATTTCTCTCCCTCCCAACCATCGGTGGGGGAATCGATCACCTTCGACGCATCAGGCTCGTCGGATTCGGACGGTTCGATCGCGACCTATGATTGGTCCTTCGGCGACGGGTCGAACATGACTGGGAAGACGGTCACCCACAGTTACGGCTCACTCGGCGACTACTCAGTTAGTCTCACGGTCACGGATAGTGACGGCGCCACGGCTCAGGCAACGCGAACGGTGAGCGTCTCGGGCGAGTCACCGTCGGCCGCATTCGAGGTATCGCCACCAGAGCCGGCTGTCGGGGGCGAAATCAGCGTCGACGCCTCCGCAAGCAGTGACCCCGATACCACGATCGCTCGCTATGAGTGGGACTTCACAGGTGACGGGACGATCGATGCCACAGGAAAGACCGCGGTGTGGACCTATTCAGACCTTGGCGATCAAGAAATATCACTGACTGTCTACGACGAGACCGATCGCTCGGCCACAGCTTCGAAGACCGTCACTGTCGCGCTGAGCGCGGACGAAAAGCTCACGATTGCAGGTCACATCGACTCGCTCGCAGCCGATCCACTACTCCAGAACCGGACCGTCAATGGGACGACCGTCGATGGTGACGAAGCCTACGCGAAGGCCCACATTGCCGGACTCGAATCAGCCGCGAACAGCGGTTCGATTGAAGCGACGACAACGAAACAAGTGGTTGACCGTCTCACAGCTGCAGAGACGGTCATCCAGCGGACCCTCGAGGTGCTTGCGAGTCCGTCAGCGATTCACGAGTCGTCGGATACGACAGCCTACAACGTCGCTCGGAAGACTGCTCGTGTCACCGCCTCACTGGCGATCGATCTTGCTCTCGCAGTTATCCCACTTAACAAGGTTGCCGACAGCATCGCCGATAACCTCCCCAGTACCTCGCCGGTCAGTGCACGCCGGTTGAAAGACTGGCTTGATACCGCTCTGTCCAAGATTGGAGATACCCTCAAGGATCTGATGCGGACTGACACCCTCTCGAATGAGCAATCGACGGAACTGCGAGATACGGTTGAGACCGAAACACAAGCCGCCTACGACGAAGCTACGGCGGGGGACTCAGTCCCGAGTGAGACTGAGCTGGCGAGCAACGTCGAGGCGGAAGTCGACCAAGCGGTTGACGCGACCCTCGATGAGTTCGCCGACGGGATCCGCGCTGGCGTCCTGTCCGGTACAGCGGGCCTAGAACTCATCTCGACCACTGACGGGTACGGATATGCCAAGACCGTCCCTCCGGGGCTCAGTTCCGGTACAGTCGGCCTTCAAGGTGGTCTGGAGGCCCTCTTCGACGAGTTGGATGCCTCTTCTCTCACCGAACGCGGTCTACTCGGATCGACAGAAGAAGCACAACAAGCCGCATCCGAAGCGGATTCTCGCGCCTCCACTATCGCCGAGAGTACGGTCGAAGAAATCGAGACGATGACGAACCTCGTCCCGGGGAATTTCGTACAGGAAGTAGCCAAGCTGATCCACGCTATCCAGAAAGGTGACTGGGTCGATATTACGCTCGGCATCGGAAACATCGCGCTCACAATCATCCAAGACATAGCGGGGAGCATTGCACAGGTCGGTGCTGGAACTGCGGGCTGGCTCGGTGTCAAGACCCTTCGGCAAAACGCGCTCCTTGCCATCGGCCAGGTCATCCTTGGCGATGCCGACGCCCGAGTTCGGTACTATAACGCGCCTGTTCAGTCCTACACTAACGGGGGGTCATCCTAA
- a CDS encoding CARDB domain-containing protein produces the protein MSRPIESQVRELQAATHTQEIERAAEAAATLRSTLQERSLSELLADLEQAFANENWEVAISVINELDQRVATADPDEQILTEKARHLLATAVLDEESQSELRSRVELESALALEQGMLLASAGTALAAKQTSSSVSETIQSVSQSTQTFEQTAETVERVADETTTPPKVTVVNPAAVPETLAAGSTKQVEITVRNIGDATARDVTVSLSPPSFLAVSPENAQIGTLMNDAEATSTFTVEGTEAGSGTFEVVIETADQNGGTTAVEVTVTAETKDVIDALTGTDGEVSFAELLTAIEYYNSGEAVPNTGGAQVTLQHVLIIIERYNNNE, from the coding sequence ATGTCCCGACCCATCGAATCACAAGTACGAGAGTTGCAGGCCGCCACGCACACACAGGAAATCGAACGCGCTGCGGAGGCAGCAGCCACACTCCGGTCAACGCTTCAGGAACGCTCACTATCCGAATTGTTGGCCGATCTGGAGCAGGCGTTCGCAAACGAAAACTGGGAGGTCGCGATCTCCGTTATCAACGAACTGGACCAACGAGTTGCCACAGCTGACCCCGACGAACAGATTCTCACTGAGAAGGCTCGACACCTGCTTGCGACGGCTGTCCTTGACGAGGAATCACAGTCTGAACTCAGATCCCGGGTCGAACTCGAGTCGGCGCTCGCATTGGAGCAGGGAATGCTTCTCGCCAGCGCGGGAACCGCGCTTGCCGCGAAACAAACATCCTCATCTGTAAGTGAGACGATCCAATCGGTTTCTCAATCCACACAGACCTTCGAGCAAACTGCGGAGACGGTCGAACGCGTCGCCGACGAGACAACGACACCACCGAAGGTCACCGTGGTTAACCCCGCGGCAGTCCCCGAGACGCTCGCGGCAGGTTCGACAAAGCAGGTCGAGATAACCGTCCGCAATATCGGTGATGCGACAGCCAGGGACGTGACCGTCTCGCTGTCGCCGCCATCGTTCCTAGCAGTATCGCCGGAAAATGCCCAAATTGGCACGCTGATGAACGACGCCGAGGCGACTTCAACGTTCACCGTTGAAGGGACTGAGGCGGGTTCAGGCACGTTCGAGGTCGTCATCGAGACGGCCGATCAGAATGGAGGAACTACCGCCGTCGAGGTGACCGTTACTGCCGAAACAAAGGACGTAATCGACGCTCTCACTGGCACTGACGGCGAGGTCAGTTTCGCCGAATTATTGACCGCGATTGAGTACTACAACTCCGGCGAAGCCGTTCCAAATACTGGCGGCGCACAGGTGACACTCCAGCACGTATTGATCATCATTGAGCGGTACAACAATAACGAGTAG
- a CDS encoding histidine kinase N-terminal 7TM domain-containing protein, producing the protein MALLMFISIVPIIGVAVYTYRNREKPGGRGFLLCLLGMIGWSIMLLLVTWPARVFPVHLNVTARFFFQSLVAFGWPLFIWEYLGHDPAEMDRRLLVGALIVPIVTLLLGVTNPQHHLVLRAATPVNPVGISQLVPGPWYFVHIAFAIVLVMLPIGLLLTDLREAHGKHRQQLVFLLAGWLIGFPGALQTHLFRNIDSIPLYIDFTPVTFLTTALLWGFALYRHQLFSLVPVSRRQAVETMPDPVVTVDQDGSIVDANPAAQGIFPHNGDVIGRPFEEISKIHPELHSSFQNDFQQNTDLSLTVNGEKRHFIVSVRPVTRGSSRAGSLFLFREVTELRDREQDLELLKEIFTRLLRHNFRNRLNVLNAHVTAIENQDEQGKYATETAQISAVSDQLLTHSEKATKLRKLVDADRQQVQVDLCALAHEHTERVRSETRASVTTDFGDDVVITGNPLVTDAIDELFDNAIQHHQGENEPQLWISVFADGSDGVFVLEDDGPGIADSELEALHLRSESSLTHGSGIGLWLVDLIVRKSHGSFTLDAGIHLDGTRAVLRFPRYE; encoded by the coding sequence ATGGCCCTGCTGATGTTCATCTCGATCGTCCCGATTATCGGCGTCGCTGTCTATACGTATCGTAATCGCGAGAAGCCTGGTGGACGAGGATTTCTCCTGTGCCTACTTGGTATGATCGGTTGGTCTATTATGCTGCTGCTTGTGACATGGCCGGCGCGAGTGTTTCCAGTGCACCTCAATGTAACTGCTCGATTCTTCTTTCAATCGCTGGTTGCATTCGGATGGCCGCTATTTATTTGGGAATACTTGGGTCATGACCCGGCTGAGATGGACCGACGGCTACTCGTCGGCGCTCTCATTGTTCCCATCGTGACGCTCTTGCTCGGGGTTACGAACCCCCAGCATCACCTCGTTCTCCGTGCGGCAACCCCAGTGAACCCTGTTGGTATCAGCCAGTTAGTCCCCGGTCCTTGGTACTTTGTCCATATTGCGTTCGCAATCGTACTCGTAATGCTCCCGATTGGGCTACTACTCACCGATCTCAGGGAAGCCCATGGGAAACACCGACAGCAACTGGTTTTCCTTCTGGCAGGATGGCTCATCGGATTCCCCGGCGCTCTCCAAACGCATCTATTCCGGAACATCGACTCGATTCCACTCTATATTGATTTCACCCCGGTGACATTTCTGACCACGGCGCTACTGTGGGGATTCGCACTATATCGGCATCAACTGTTCAGCTTGGTTCCGGTGAGCCGGCGACAAGCGGTTGAAACGATGCCTGACCCAGTAGTCACGGTCGATCAGGATGGGTCAATCGTCGACGCCAACCCGGCGGCACAGGGGATATTTCCGCACAATGGCGATGTAATCGGCCGGCCATTCGAAGAAATCTCAAAAATCCACCCAGAGTTACACTCCAGCTTTCAGAACGATTTCCAACAGAACACTGACCTGAGCCTCACTGTAAACGGGGAAAAACGTCACTTCATCGTCTCAGTTCGCCCGGTCACACGCGGGTCATCACGCGCTGGATCACTGTTCCTGTTCCGGGAAGTGACCGAGTTACGGGACCGCGAACAGGATCTCGAGTTGCTGAAAGAGATATTCACACGGTTATTGCGACATAACTTCAGAAATCGGCTTAACGTGCTCAACGCTCACGTAACGGCTATCGAGAATCAGGATGAGCAAGGAAAGTATGCTACTGAAACTGCGCAAATCAGCGCAGTCAGTGACCAGTTACTCACACACAGTGAAAAAGCCACTAAACTCAGAAAGCTTGTCGATGCTGACCGGCAGCAGGTACAGGTCGACCTGTGTGCACTCGCTCATGAACATACAGAACGCGTACGTTCTGAAACTAGAGCGTCTGTAACGACCGATTTCGGGGACGATGTTGTGATTACTGGGAATCCGCTCGTGACTGATGCGATTGATGAGTTGTTCGACAACGCGATACAACACCACCAGGGAGAGAATGAGCCACAGCTATGGATATCGGTTTTCGCTGATGGGTCTGATGGCGTGTTTGTGCTCGAAGACGACGGTCCAGGTATTGCTGACAGTGAACTTGAAGCACTCCATCTCAGAAGTGAATCATCATTGACGCATGGGTCGGGTATCGGACTGTGGCTGGTGGATTTGATTGTACGCAAGTCCCATGGCTCGTTCACTCTAGATGCCGGTATCCATCTGGATGGAACTCGTGCTGTCCTTCGTTTCCCGCGTTATGAGTGA
- a CDS encoding BGTF surface domain-containing protein: MTDKTKKMRSLLMAALMVTSVIAVSAAFAGTAVAGVADAERTVSDSSVSPGGEVTVTTTVQMDGDGGRLTVEEAFSPAVQSASAATVEVDGEEVTPVLNQPTEDGLVVSLGEVAANAEVVITYTVTTEDTANAQYEITGTAYSGDTEADIGSTTIETTGSDDGTPTPTPEPPEDDEPEETSDGAIVFSGENVVFDTAGDTGSDQYVLRSGSPDDSNTAERTLNVQDNGLIVIDTGGLDTGSYYITNDGAGSADLSFDVIDQEFSASFGADEVGNIGAAGDTTIDFESDNRGSDFNVVVTSDDLDDDELADIFDVENTDVDDDGEASDDGVVVENVGDGTEYDVNFAEVDAGNYSFDFAVADTDATASADIDVSDTSEGAASFNHTGSLNTPQGSVAEITVDLTGAATSGTLVIGNQNEDGYQANVSFEDGDDDGQVTVEFNTYLAGNADADESAIVSAAGEDDTAELNGQSTLSAIAAQGDYTLAVSTAGSASQTLDEPQELSTLYLGERSTDEMTMWTAPGNADLDANEDGAVTAADVSELVDAGAVTQDSSITMGDYAIHEISATGIEGLVDADGGFADAIESGSLGLSVEQTNQIQNRDPKTLNVTSSLNAIDVISGDGTYYVLVDLESADFERNGDDVEVADGDEFEATFTVADDRLLGSESDDDHESVSATFDVESTSTTFASEPVQVEAAESQTIAGQTNQAPGSELTIRVRSVDTQPGFYHTDTVTVGADGNFEATFDFSDQSAGDTFTVSVRKVGSELTQVDGEVVEQVGTETATATATATATETATATATATATEAPETDTEAPDTETEEPDTETTTTTTPGFGVAVALVALLAAALLAGRRE, from the coding sequence ATGACAGACAAAACTAAGAAGATGCGTAGCCTACTGATGGCTGCGCTGATGGTGACTTCGGTGATCGCGGTGTCCGCAGCGTTTGCGGGTACAGCGGTTGCAGGAGTTGCCGACGCCGAGCGTACTGTCAGTGACTCGTCCGTGAGTCCTGGCGGAGAGGTAACGGTTACAACTACCGTGCAGATGGACGGCGATGGCGGCCGACTGACGGTTGAAGAAGCCTTTAGTCCGGCTGTCCAGAGTGCAAGCGCAGCGACGGTTGAGGTTGACGGTGAGGAAGTCACTCCCGTTCTCAACCAGCCGACTGAGGATGGCCTTGTGGTCTCCCTCGGCGAGGTCGCCGCTAACGCGGAGGTCGTGATCACGTACACTGTCACGACTGAGGACACTGCCAACGCGCAGTACGAAATTACCGGCACCGCTTACAGTGGCGATACTGAAGCGGATATCGGTTCCACGACCATCGAAACCACCGGTTCTGACGACGGCACGCCGACGCCGACGCCGGAGCCGCCGGAAGACGACGAGCCTGAGGAGACGTCCGACGGTGCGATCGTCTTCTCCGGTGAGAACGTCGTCTTCGACACGGCGGGCGACACTGGCTCGGACCAGTACGTCCTTCGCAGTGGCTCGCCTGATGACTCCAACACGGCCGAGCGAACCCTGAACGTTCAGGACAACGGCCTGATCGTCATCGACACGGGCGGCCTCGACACGGGTAGCTACTACATCACGAACGACGGGGCGGGCTCCGCTGACCTCTCCTTCGACGTCATCGACCAGGAGTTCTCCGCGTCGTTCGGTGCTGACGAAGTGGGCAACATCGGTGCAGCTGGCGACACGACGATTGACTTCGAGTCCGACAACCGCGGTTCGGACTTCAACGTTGTCGTGACCTCTGACGACCTTGACGACGATGAGCTCGCCGACATCTTCGACGTCGAAAACACTGACGTCGACGACGACGGCGAAGCTTCGGATGACGGTGTTGTTGTCGAGAACGTCGGCGATGGCACCGAGTACGATGTCAACTTCGCTGAGGTTGATGCTGGCAACTACAGCTTCGACTTCGCTGTCGCTGACACGGATGCGACGGCTTCGGCCGACATCGACGTTAGCGACACCAGCGAAGGTGCCGCTTCCTTCAACCACACCGGCTCGCTGAACACGCCGCAGGGGAGCGTCGCAGAGATCACGGTTGATCTCACCGGCGCTGCCACGAGTGGGACGCTCGTCATTGGTAACCAGAACGAGGACGGCTACCAGGCGAACGTCTCCTTCGAAGACGGCGACGATGATGGCCAGGTGACGGTTGAGTTCAACACCTACCTCGCGGGCAACGCTGACGCGGACGAGAGTGCGATCGTCAGCGCTGCTGGTGAGGACGACACCGCGGAGCTGAACGGTCAGTCGACGCTGAGCGCGATCGCAGCGCAGGGTGACTACACGCTTGCTGTGAGTACGGCAGGCTCTGCATCCCAGACGCTTGACGAGCCGCAGGAGCTGAGTACCCTGTACCTCGGCGAGCGTTCGACTGACGAAATGACCATGTGGACGGCGCCCGGTAACGCTGACCTCGACGCGAACGAGGACGGCGCGGTTACCGCCGCCGACGTCTCGGAACTCGTCGACGCTGGTGCTGTCACGCAGGACAGCTCCATCACGATGGGTGACTACGCGATCCACGAGATCTCCGCGACGGGGATCGAGGGTCTGGTCGACGCCGACGGTGGCTTTGCGGATGCCATCGAATCGGGCAGTCTCGGCCTCTCGGTTGAGCAGACGAACCAGATCCAGAACCGTGATCCGAAAACGCTGAACGTCACGAGTTCGCTTAACGCGATCGACGTGATCAGCGGCGACGGGACCTACTACGTCCTCGTCGACCTCGAGAGCGCTGACTTCGAGCGTAACGGCGACGATGTCGAGGTCGCAGATGGTGACGAGTTCGAGGCAACCTTCACGGTTGCTGACGACCGTCTCCTGGGCTCCGAGAGCGATGACGACCACGAGTCCGTAAGTGCGACCTTCGATGTCGAGTCGACGTCGACGACGTTCGCAAGCGAGCCTGTTCAGGTCGAGGCTGCTGAGAGCCAGACGATCGCAGGCCAGACGAACCAGGCACCCGGTTCGGAACTGACGATCCGTGTGCGCTCGGTTGACACGCAGCCGGGCTTCTACCACACGGACACCGTCACCGTTGGTGCTGACGGTAACTTCGAAGCGACGTTCGACTTCAGCGATCAGTCCGCTGGCGACACGTTCACTGTGAGCGTGCGCAAAGTCGGCAGTGAGCTGACGCAGGTCGACGGCGAGGTCGTCGAACAGGTCGGTACGGAGACCGCGACTGCGACGGCAACCGCCACGGCTACTGAGACGGCGACGGCAACCGCGACGGCCACGGCCACCGAGGCTCCGGAGACGGACACCGAGGCTCCGGATACGGAGACCGAGGAGCCTGACACGGAGACCACCACGACGACGACGCCCGGCTTCGGCGTCGCTGTCGCGCTGGTCGCCCTGCTCGCCGCCGCGCTGCTGGCCGGTCGCCGAGAGTAA
- a CDS encoding helix-turn-helix transcriptional regulator encodes MPDIAPELPPAGIRLIRETRQESRKEFAEVVGVTRATVGSWERGVRPPSDAHRVAIVDAIPEDLTIESVLAAEDRLGD; translated from the coding sequence ATGCCTGATATCGCCCCTGAACTTCCGCCGGCTGGGATCCGTTTGATCCGTGAGACGCGCCAGGAGAGTCGAAAAGAGTTTGCCGAGGTGGTCGGTGTGACACGGGCGACGGTCGGCAGCTGGGAACGAGGCGTTCGCCCACCGAGCGATGCGCATCGTGTAGCGATTGTCGATGCCATTCCTGAGGACCTCACAATCGAGAGTGTCCTTGCAGCCGAGGATCGCCTCGGCGACTAA
- a CDS encoding DUF7123 family protein, protein MSSTDSIPPERQVLEYIEDQLSAGQTFAKSRHIAGKVEISAKQVGAVMSSIEDYESSLQVKKWGGSSDGTTWYIKRVE, encoded by the coding sequence ATGAGCTCAACTGATTCTATTCCACCCGAAAGGCAAGTGCTAGAGTACATTGAAGACCAACTCAGTGCAGGACAAACATTTGCTAAGAGTCGACATATTGCTGGTAAAGTTGAGATCTCGGCAAAGCAGGTAGGGGCAGTAATGAGCTCAATCGAAGACTACGAGTCTAGCCTTCAGGTGAAGAAGTGGGGTGGCTCCTCCGATGGGACAACGTGGTACATCAAACGTGTTGAGTAA